In the genome of Calothrix sp. PCC 6303, the window TAAACCAGCTACAGGAACTTGCTAATATTGTTAAGCAATCGATGCAATCTAATACATCTGCTAAAACTCTTGCCAAGCGATAACTATCAGATTCATGATTTTGTCGAAATACTCGCAAGCCAATGATTAAGTTTCGATTTTGGGAATTGCCAATAGCTAGTTAGATATAGCTGTTAGGTGTTACCATTCCTCAAGACTTACTCATTCTGCGCGCTATTTAGTCTGTGTCAAAGTTTTTCCTAATTTTAGATGACTATATCGAGTTCCCTTGAAAGCTGACGCTTAATCATGACGCGGAAATTTTTATCGCCAATGATTAGCCCAGCATGATTCAATTAGCTAATTAAAGTTATTGCATATCCTAGTTAACTTTTATAAGATTCCAGATATCAAACTTTGCTGATACTTGTCAAAGAGATTTAAGATGTCTGAAAAAAAAGTAAAACAACCACAGTTATCCCCAACTGGTAGCATTACTAACCCTTCTAAAACAGAGTCATTTGCCGACTGGTTAGAATATCCAATCAGGGTATATCCCCACCATACTGATCATGGTGGTATTGTTTGGCATGGTGCGTATCTTGCTTGGATGGAAGAAGGGAGAATTGAATGTTTACGTTCTGTTGGTGTTGATTACGGCGATATAGTTGCTTTAGGGTGTGAGTTACCTGTTGTGGAATTATCTTTGCGGTATCATCAAAGCTTAAAGCTAGGGATGAGTGGGGTGCTAAAGACTCGGATCTCCGAAGTGACTGGAGTTAGAATTAATTGTGAACAAGTAATTACCTCTGTTGACCAACAGAAGTTGTATCTTAGCGCGAAAGTGACGCTAGTTGCAGTAGACCGCGATCGCGGTAAGATTATGCGTCAGTTACCTGCAACTTTCAAAGATGCTTTGTCAAAGTTAAAGGTTTGATCCGTGCTGGGAGGTTGTGCTATCTGATGGTTCAATTTTAAGGAATGCATATTAAATAAAATGCAAGTTTTACTGCCTGCATAATTAGATTAACGGGCAAGACTTCCGCGTGAGCGCTCAGTCCAACGCTGCCCATTCCACAAGATATGTATATTATTTAATTGCTAATCCTAAGATAAATTAATCCAAAATCTTTTCAGGTTTTTTGGGATCAAGAAAAAAATATAGACAAAGATACGTGAATCTTGTCCATAATGAAACCCGGAGTTTTGTAGCGATTTAAATGCGTAAAACAGCCATGTAGGAAAGGAATCTCAGGGTGTTTACGCAAAACTACAGTTCTCAAGATAGACGAGGTTTACCGGGTTTGAGATTGGGAAAATCACACGAAATCTGCGGTATCTCATCTTCCTCTGGTTTGGCTAAAATTTCCTGGTAAGTTGATGATGAAATCAAAAATCTTTTGAGGTGTAACCCCATAACCGACTTGCAATAAGAAAACGATTGTGGCAATCATCAAAGCATGGGTAAATGTGATTTTAAGTAATCTGACTAAAATTGTAAAAACAAACCAAGTAATAATTAAGGGTATAAGCATAGATTTTTCTGATTATTGATGCAATTATTCTTGATTACAATTATGTATAAAATTCAAATTTCTATACATAATTCATCTTTTCAGGAAGAAAGGAAATTTTCAGGTTTTTATGTATGTATTTTGTGTATGTATACACTGGTTGTAAGCTAGATTAGGAAAAAGTAAAAATAATTGAATAATTAAGCGGAAAGAACATCCACACCACTTTTTACCCAGATACTCAATATACAATTATTCTCTATAGTTGTGTGTATTTACTTACAGTTATCAATATTTTGTAAAGGTTTTACACGTTTTGATAACTTATACACTGTACAAGTACATCAAGGTGTTAGGGACTTCCAATTAAATAATTATCCAGTTTTCTATTGTGCAATAAGAATCCCTACCTGTATTTTCGGGCAAGATTTCGGCGTGAGCGCTCAGTCCTTACCTCCGGTACACTTCGTTCCGACAGGCTCAGGAACCATCGAACGCTACCCAAATCACAGGATATTTTATTTTCTGGA includes:
- a CDS encoding acyl-CoA thioesterase, with product MSEKKVKQPQLSPTGSITNPSKTESFADWLEYPIRVYPHHTDHGGIVWHGAYLAWMEEGRIECLRSVGVDYGDIVALGCELPVVELSLRYHQSLKLGMSGVLKTRISEVTGVRINCEQVITSVDQQKLYLSAKVTLVAVDRDRGKIMRQLPATFKDALSKLKV